The Streptomyces sp. NBC_00510 genomic interval CCGACGACGTGGCTGCCCGTACCGCTGCTGAAGGTGGCCTTCATGGGCGGCAACCTGCTGTTGCTCGGGCTGCTCGCGCACCTGTCCTGCCGGGCGACGGGGTGGCCGCGCGCCCGCGGCTCGCGCTGGGTGGTGGTGGTCCTGGCGATGGCCCTCGGGCTGTGGCTCGAGCCGGTCTTCCAGACGATGCTGTACGGCCAGATCAACCTGCTGCTCACCGTGCTGGTGCTGTGGGACCTGAGCAGGCCGGACGGCGCACGCGGCAAGGGCATCGCGATCGGCGTGGCGGCCGGCATCAAGCTCACCCCGGCGATCTTCGCCGTCTACCTGCTGCTGACCGGCCGGCGCAAGGAGGCCGCGGTCGCCGCAGCCGCCTTCGCCGGCACCACGCTGCTGGGTGCGCTCGCGCTGCCCGGCGCGACGGTCGACTACTGGACCCGCTGCCTGTTCGACACCGGCCGGATCGGCAAGGTCTGGATCGTCGACAACCAGTCCCTGCAGGGCCTGGTCGCCCGGATGCTGCACACCGCCCACCCTGGCGCCGTGTGGGCGGTCGCCGCGTTCGTGGTGGCCTGCGCGGGGCTCGCGGTCTCGGTGCGGATGGGCCGGCTGGGCCGGGAGGCCTGGGGCGTGGTGTGCTGCGCGGTGACGGCGCTGCTCATCACGCCGATCAGCTGGTCGCACCACTGGGTGTGGTGCGTGCCGATGCTGATCCTGCTCGCCGCCGAAGCGCCCCGCTGGGCGCTGCGGGTGGCCGCGGTGGCCTTCCTGGCGCGCACGCTGTGGATCGTGCCGAAGGCCGGTGACCTCGATCTGCACCTGGCGTGGTGGCTGCAGCCCTTCGCCTCCCCGTACCCCGTGCTGGGCCTGGTCTTCCTGGCGGCGGTGGCGCTGCGCTTCCGGCCCGGCTCCCCCGCGATGGCGGCGCTGACGGCGAAGGGGCGGCCGTCCCGGATCGCCCGGGTCGGCCGCCCCCAGCGGAGCGAACCGGCCGTCAGTCCTCGAGATTGACCGCGCGGGCCGAGCTCGCGCCGATCTCCTCGGCGATCTCGGCCAGCACCGGCGCCGGGATGGCGGTGTCGACGGTCAGCGCGACCAGCGCCTCGCCGCCGGCCTGGTCACGGGCGACCTGCATGCCCGCGATGTTGACGCCGGCGTCACCCAGGATCCGGCCGATGGTGCCGACGACGCCGGGACGATCGGTGTAGCGCAGGAAGCCCATGTGGTCGGCGAAGACCAGGTCCACGTCGTCGTCGCCGACGGCGACGATCTTCTGGATGTGCTTGGGGCCCGCCAGCGTGCCGGAGACGGCCACCTCGGTGCCGTCGGAGAGGGTGCCCCGCACGGTGACCAGGTTGCGGTGGTCGGGCGACTCGCTGCTGGTGGTGAGGCGGACCTCGACCCCGCGCTCCTGCGCGAAGAGCGGGGCGTTGACGTAGCTGACGGTCTCGTCGACCACGTCCTCGAAGACGCCCTTGAGGGCGGAGAGCTCCAGCACCTTCACGTCGTGCTGGGTGATCTCGCCGCGCACCTCGACGTCGAGGCGGACCGCGACCTCGCCCGCGAGGGCGGTGAAGATCCGGCCGAGCTTCTCGGCGAGCGGCAGGCCCGGGCGGACGTCCTCGGCGATGACACCGCCCTGGACGTTGACCGCGTCCGGCACCAGCTCACCGGCGAGCGCCAGGCGCACGGAGCGGGCGACGGAGATGCCCGCCTTCTCCTGGGCCTCGTCGGTGGAGGCGCCCAGGTGCGGGGTGGCCACGACGTTGTCGAACTGGAAGAGCGGCGAGTCCGTGCACGGCTCCTTGGCGTACACGTCCAGGCCGGCGCCGCCGACCCGGCCCTCCTTGAGCGCGGCGGACAGCGCCTCCTCGTCCACGATGCCGCCGCGGGCGGCGTTGACGATGCGGACGTGCGGCTTGACCTTGCGCAGCGCCTCCTCGCCGATCAGGCCCACGGTCTCCGGGGTCTTGGGGAGGTGCACGGTGATGAAGTCGGAGACCTGCAGCAGTTCGTCGAGGCTGAGGATCTTCACGCCCATCTGGGCGGCGCGCGCGGGCTGGATGTAGGGGTCGTACGCGACGATCTTCATCCCGAAGGCCGACATGCGCTGCGCCACCAGGGCGCCGATGCGGCCGAGGCCGACCACGCCGAGGGTCTTCTCGGCGAGCTCGACGCCGGTGTACTTGTTGCGCTTCCACTCGCCCTGCTTCAGGGCCGCGTTCGCCGGCGCGATGTTGCGGGCCACGGCGATCAGCAGGCCGCACGCCAGCTCGGCGGCGGTGACGATGTTGGAGGTCGGGGCGTTGACGACCATCACGCCGGCCTTGGTGGCCGCGGAGACGTCCACGTTGTCCAGGCCGACGCCCGCGCGGGCCACGACCTTGAGCTTGGGGGCTGCGGCGATGGCCTCGGCGTCCACCTTGGTGGCGCTGCGGATCAGGATGGCGTCGGCGTCGGCGATCGCGCTCAGGAGTTCTCCCCGGTCGGCGCCGTTGCAGTGCCGGATCTCGAAGTCCGGCCCGAGGGCGTCAACGGTGGCGGGCGACAGCTCTTCAGCGATGAGTACGACGGGGTTGCTCACGTGAGTCCTCACTAGTCCCTGGTCTACGGCCGCGTCCCGACGGCCGAAGGCGGTGGAGAGGGATGGCATGCCGCGTGGAAGACGCACGACGCTGTGAGCCTGACGCGCTTGTTAATGGAGTGTATCGGCGGCGGGCCCGGCATCCTGCGCCAACGTGGAAGGATCACCCGCACGAGGGTGTACGGGGTGGCCAAAGCCGCCGGTCCCGGGGGCGCGGCGCCCCCGGGACCGGTTCCGACCGCGGTGCGGAGGACTTACGCCTCCTCGTCCACCCAGCTCATGAGCTTGCGGAGCTTCTTGCCGGTGGTCTCCAGCAGGTGGTTCTCGTCGGCCTTCTTGTACTCGTTGTACCGGGGCAGGCCGGCGTTGTACTCGGCGATCCAGTTGTTGGCGAAGGAGCCGTCCTGGATCTCACCGAGGATCTTCTTCATCTCCGCCTTGGTGGCGTCGGTGATGATGCGCGGACCGGTGACGTAGTCACCCCACTCGGCGGTCTCGGAGATCGACCAGCGCATCTTCTCCAGGCCGCCCTCGTACATCAGGTCCACGATGAGCTTCAGCTCGTGCAGGCACTCGAAGTACGCGATCTCCGGCTGGTAACCGGCCTCGGTCAGCGTCTCGAAACCGGCCTTGACCAGCGCCGCCGTGCCACCGCACAGCACCGCCTGCTCACCGAACAGGTCGGTCTCGGTCTCCTCGGTGAACGTCGTCTTGATGACACCCGCACGGGTGCCGCCGATCGCCTTGGCGTAGGACAGCGCCAGCGCGAAGCCGTTCCCGGTCGCGTCCTGCTCCACGGCCGCGATGCACGGCACGCCGCGGCCCTCCTCGTACTGACGGCGCACCAGGTGACCCGGGCCCTTGGGCGCGACCATGCACACGTCGACACCGGCCGGGGGCTTGATGAAGCCGTAGCGGATGTTCAGGCCGTGACCGAAGAACAGCGCGTCGCCGTCCTTCAGGTTGTCCTTGACGGACTCCTCGTACACCCGCGCCTGGATCGGGTCCGGGACCAGGATCATGATGACGTCGGCCTCGGTCGCGGCCTCCGCGGGGGTCACCACGCGCAGGCCCTGCTCCTCGGCCTTCGCCTTGGACTTGGAGCCCTCGTGCAGGCCGACCCGCACGTCCACACCCGAGTCGCGCAGCGACAGCGCGTGCGCGTGCCCCTGGCTCCCGTAGCCGATGACCGCGACCTTGCGGCCCTGGATGATGGACAGGTCGGCATCGTCGTCGTAGAACAGCTCGGCCACTTCGGGTCTCTCCTTGGTGATCTGGGGGGTTGCCCACACACTACGTCCGCGGGCGGAATCAAGTTTTACGGTCTCGCTATGCGGTCCGGTCGAGGGCGCGCAGGGAGCGGTCGGTGATCGAGCGGGCGCCGCGGCCGATCGCGATCGTGCCGGACTGGACGAGCTCCTTGATGCCGAAGGGCTCCAGCATCTTCAGCATGGCCTCGAGCTTGTCGGCGCCGCCGGTGGCCTCGATGGTGACCGCCTCGGGCGAGACGTCCACGGTCTTGGCGCGGAACAGCTGGACGATCTCCACGATCTGGGAGCGGGACTCGTTGTCGGCGCGCACCTTCACCAGGACGAGTTCGCGCTGGACGGCGGCGGACGGCTCCAGCTCGACGATCTTCAGGACGTTGACCAGCTTGTTCAGCTGCTTGGTGACCTGCTCCAGCGGGAGGTCCTCGATCACGTTCACCACGATGGTGATGCGGGAGATGTCGGCGTGCTCGGTGGTGCCGACGGCGAGGGAGTCGATGTTGAAGCCGCGCCGGGAGAACAGGGCGGTGATCCTGGCCAGGACGCCGGGCTTGTTCTCCACCAGGACGGAGAGCGTGTGCTTGGACATGTCGCGTCGTTCCTCTGCTTCTCTCTCGGTCCTCAGTCGTCCGCGGCGTCGCCGAAGTCGGGGCGGACGTCACGGGCGGCCATGATCTCGTCGTTGGAGGTGCCGGCGGCGACCATCGGCCACACCATGGCGTCCTCGTGGACGATGAAGTCCACGACGACCGGGCGGTCGTTGATGGCGTTGGCCTTCTCGATGACCTCGTCCAGCTCGTCGGGGGACTCGCAGCGCAGGCCGACGCAGCCCATGGCCTCCGACAGCTTGACGAAGTCCGGGACGCGGGTACCGGCCGGCGGGGTCTGGCTGACGCCCTGGTGGGAGCCGCGGCCCGCGTTGGTCTCGCCGGCGTGCAGGACGGTGTTGGAGTAGCGCTCGTTGTAGAAGAGCGACTGCCACTGCCGGACCATGCCCAGGGCGCCGTTGTTGATGATGGCGACCTTGATCGGGATGTTGTTCAGCGCGCAGGTGACCAGCTCCTGGTTGGTCATCTGGAAGCAGCCGTCGCCGTCGACCGCCCACACCGTCGCGCCGGGCCGGCCGGCCTTGGCGCCCATGGCCGCGGGGACGGCGTAGCCCATCGTCCCGGCGCCGCCGGAGTTGAACCAGGTGTTGGGCCGCTCGAAGGAGATGAACTGCGAGGCCCACATCTGGTGCTGGCCGACGCCGGCCGCGAAGAGGGTGCCCTCGGGGGCCAGCTCGCCGATCCGCTGGATGACCTGCTGCGGGGACAGGCTGCCGTCTGCGGGCAGGTCGTAGCCGAGCGGGTAGGTGTCGCGCAGCCCGCTCAGCAGCTTCCACCAGTCGGCGTAGTCGCCGCGGCGGCCCGCCTCGTGGTCGGCCTGGACGGCGACGATCAGGTCGGCGATGACCTCACGGGCGTCACCCACGATCGGCACGTCGGCGACGCGGTTCTTGGAGATCT includes:
- the ilvC gene encoding ketol-acid reductoisomerase; its protein translation is MAELFYDDDADLSIIQGRKVAVIGYGSQGHAHALSLRDSGVDVRVGLHEGSKSKAKAEEQGLRVVTPAEAATEADVIMILVPDPIQARVYEESVKDNLKDGDALFFGHGLNIRYGFIKPPAGVDVCMVAPKGPGHLVRRQYEEGRGVPCIAAVEQDATGNGFALALSYAKAIGGTRAGVIKTTFTEETETDLFGEQAVLCGGTAALVKAGFETLTEAGYQPEIAYFECLHELKLIVDLMYEGGLEKMRWSISETAEWGDYVTGPRIITDATKAEMKKILGEIQDGSFANNWIAEYNAGLPRYNEYKKADENHLLETTGKKLRKLMSWVDEEA
- the serA gene encoding phosphoglycerate dehydrogenase, which produces MSNPVVLIAEELSPATVDALGPDFEIRHCNGADRGELLSAIADADAILIRSATKVDAEAIAAAPKLKVVARAGVGLDNVDVSAATKAGVMVVNAPTSNIVTAAELACGLLIAVARNIAPANAALKQGEWKRNKYTGVELAEKTLGVVGLGRIGALVAQRMSAFGMKIVAYDPYIQPARAAQMGVKILSLDELLQVSDFITVHLPKTPETVGLIGEEALRKVKPHVRIVNAARGGIVDEEALSAALKEGRVGGAGLDVYAKEPCTDSPLFQFDNVVATPHLGASTDEAQEKAGISVARSVRLALAGELVPDAVNVQGGVIAEDVRPGLPLAEKLGRIFTALAGEVAVRLDVEVRGEITQHDVKVLELSALKGVFEDVVDETVSYVNAPLFAQERGVEVRLTTSSESPDHRNLVTVRGTLSDGTEVAVSGTLAGPKHIQKIVAVGDDDVDLVFADHMGFLRYTDRPGVVGTIGRILGDAGVNIAGMQVARDQAGGEALVALTVDTAIPAPVLAEIAEEIGASSARAVNLED
- the ilvN gene encoding acetolactate synthase small subunit; this translates as MSKHTLSVLVENKPGVLARITALFSRRGFNIDSLAVGTTEHADISRITIVVNVIEDLPLEQVTKQLNKLVNVLKIVELEPSAAVQRELVLVKVRADNESRSQIVEIVQLFRAKTVDVSPEAVTIEATGGADKLEAMLKMLEPFGIKELVQSGTIAIGRGARSITDRSLRALDRTA
- a CDS encoding glycosyltransferase 87 family protein; this translates as MTHSTEAHGRERPALWRTPPAVPGRPRPDRRLLLAGLLLVVSLAAFTVLCLSMPVPMADMQVYRAEGAAAVDGTDLYGFTVTEWKLPATYPPFAALLFVPTTWLPVPLLKVAFMGGNLLLLGLLAHLSCRATGWPRARGSRWVVVVLAMALGLWLEPVFQTMLYGQINLLLTVLVLWDLSRPDGARGKGIAIGVAAGIKLTPAIFAVYLLLTGRRKEAAVAAAAFAGTTLLGALALPGATVDYWTRCLFDTGRIGKVWIVDNQSLQGLVARMLHTAHPGAVWAVAAFVVACAGLAVSVRMGRLGREAWGVVCCAVTALLITPISWSHHWVWCVPMLILLAAEAPRWALRVAAVAFLARTLWIVPKAGDLDLHLAWWLQPFASPYPVLGLVFLAAVALRFRPGSPAMAALTAKGRPSRIARVGRPQRSEPAVSPRD